Genomic segment of Caproiciproducens sp. NJN-50:
TCGCAAAATCCGTGCCAATTGGAGCAAATAAACCGGATCAGAATTTTTTTCCGCGGATATTTCCGCCGAAGGCCCTGTTTGGAACCTCGTTTCCCGCCCGGATGCAAGATGTTCGAGATAGCTCGGGGGATTCCGTACCACTTTGCCCGTGGAGAGCCGGCGGGCCCTGACGGCGCCGCCGGAAACCGGAATCGAATCGAATACGCCTTGACAAACTCAAATCGACTTGTTGTTAAGTCGATTCAGACTTAAAAGCCCGGACGAGACGCCTGAATCGTTTTCCCTCATCCGCGATTCGAGACGGGTCCGGGCAGGGAAAAGAAAAGCAAGAACGCGCTGTGGCCGGCAAATTGAAATTATTGCTTGGATTCGGGGCACTGAAAAATAAAAAGTCCGTTCCTTATTTGCAATTGGCACGGTATTTGCAGGTTGTTTTCACTGTAGAACGGATTTGGCGGACAGCCAGTTCTCAATTCAATTTTTTGAAGGAGGATTTTACGATGGGTAAACTGAGTGGAAAGTATGCTGTTGTAACAGGCGGAGGACAGGGAATCGGCAGGGCGATCGTGGAGGCCTATCTGAAAGAGGATATCGCGGGGCTCGTGATCATCGACTACAACGTCGAAGTGGCGAACAAAACGAAAGCGGAAATCGATCCCGACGGGAGAATCACCGTTGTCTCCTGCGATATTTCGTCGAGGGAGAGCGTCGAAACGGCGTTCCAGGAAGTTTTCAAAGTGCTGCCGCAGGTTGATATCCTTGTCAACAACGCGGGGATTACGCGCGATGCCATGCTTCATAAGATGAAGTATGAGGATTTCGCGCGCGTTCTGCACACCAATCTTTTCGGCGGGTTTTCCTGCACGCAGATGGTCGCCCCCGGGATGCGCGAGCGCAACTACGGCAAGATCATCTTTATCGGGTCCATCAATTCCTACGGACAGATCGGGCAGTCCAATTACGCCGCTTCCAAAGCCGGCATCCTGGGACTGGCCAAATCAAACGCGAAGGAGCTTGCCAAACACAACGTCACCGTCAATGTGATCGAACCCGGCTACATCAAGACGGATATGCTGAAGACGGTTCCCGAAAAGATCATCAGCACCTGGCTTGACCTGATTCCCATGCACCGCATGGCCGATCCTTCCGAGCTGGCGCCGGTGGCCGTGTTCCTGGCAAGCGACGACTCGAGCTTTGTGACCGGCAATGTCATCCGTGTCTGCGGCGGAGCGAAAATGTAAGTTGGCGCGGACTGCCGGCAGGCAGCGGCGAAATCATTGAAAGACATTCAAAAAGGGTGATAAAATGGCGAAAATAGTATCGGTAGAAGAGGCGGTTTCCCATGTCAAGAGCGGGGACACTGTCGCCGTCAACGGGATGATGTGGGTCGGCGGCAGCAAAAAGTTTTACGAGGCACTGGAAAACCGTTTCCTTGAAACAAAAAGCCCGACGGACCTTACGCTTTTTTCTTCCTGCGGCATCGGACATACCATGGCATCGGGCACAACCCCAGAGCTTGCCAATCGTCTGGCTCATCCGGGGATGGTCAAAAGGATTGTTACCTCACATATCCAATCCTTTGTTGATTTTCTGCCGATGATCAGCAACAATCAGATCGAGGCATACATCATTCCTCAGGGGACCATCGCCGAAATGTTCCACAGTGCCGCCCGGCGGTCCGCCGGAACCTTCACAAAGATCGGCCTGAAGACTCATGCCGATCCCCGCTACCAGTGCGGAGCTTTGAATGAGATCTCGAAAGACAAGCTGTGTGAGCTTGTGACCTTTGACGGGGAGGAATATCTTTTTTACAGAAATATTTATCCCGACGTCTGCCTGATCCGCGGAACGACCGCCGATGCCAATGGGAACATTACCTTTGAGCATGAGGCGGCGATTTACGATCCCTTTGCCACAGTTCAGGCCGTGAAAAATAACGGCGGCATTGTCATCGTGCAGGTCGAGCGCATCAACGGCGGCTTTGCCAGTCCGCAGCTTGTCAAGATTCCCGGCCGGCTGGTCGATTACGTCTATGTTGATCCGGACCAGATGCAGACGGCAAACGTGGTTTACAACGGGATTTACAGCGGTGAAATCCGCGCCCCGCTGAACGCGATTGATTCCTCTATCACCGAAGATACGAAGAGCGCTTCCGACCGTCCGCCGGCAGTCAGGGTCATCACCCGCCGCGCGGCGATGGAACTGAAAAAAGGAGATATTGTCAATTTGGGAATCGGCATGGCCTCTTCGATCGGCCTGGATGCCCAGGAGATGAATCTGATCGATTTGAACGATATCACCTTCACCATTGAGCTCGGGCTGTTCGGGGGTGTTCCGGCAGGCAGCGCTTCCTTTGGGGCGACTCTGAATCCGGACGCGATGTACGACCAGGCGTCCCAGTTCGAGTTTTATGAGGGAGGCGGCCTTGACATCGCGTTTGTGGGCGCGCTGGAAGTGGATCGGCACGGCAACGTGAACGTGATTCAGTCCGGGAAAAAAGCGATCGGCGTGGGCGGATTCAACTATGTCACCGCTACCCCGAAAACAGTTGTTTACTGTACGAAATTCATGAGCCGCTCCAATTACAGCAAAGGCGAGGATGGGCGGTTTGTCCCTGTCAACGGAGGCTTCAAGAAGATTGTCGGCGAAGTGGAATACATCAATTTTAACGGTGAAATCGCCACGAAAAATCACCAGAGAGCGCTCTATATCACCGAGCGGTGCGTTTTCGAGCTGCTGGACGGCGAACTGGTGCTGACGGAAATTTCCCCGTTCGTGGATCTGCAGAAAGACATTCTTGATTTGCTGCCGTTCCGGCCGAAGATCAGCGAACATCTGAAAAAAATGCCGAATCTTTGTTTCGAATTTTAAGGTTCGCAGGAAGTGCGGGGTGACTTATGACAATTGATGAGCTTAAAATCGGAGATTCCGCCAGCGTTAGCAAGACGGTCTCGGAGAGCGATGTGTATCTGTTCGCGGGCATCACCGGCGATTTCAATTCCGCCCACGTGAATGAGGAGGCTGCCAAAGAGGGCGTTTTTCACAGACGCGTCGCCCACGGGATGCTGACGGCCAGTTTTTTCTCCACGGTTCTCGGCACGAAACTTCCGGGACCGGGGAGCATTTACCTGGGGCAGGAGGTCCGATTCGTGAAACCCGTCTATCTGGGAGATACGATTACGGCCTCCGTGACCGTGTCCGAGATCAATCCCGAAAAGCGAATTGTAAAGCTGGATACCGTATGCAAGAATCAGGAGGACGTCGTCGTGGTCGAAGGCCGTGCCATTGTTCGCCCGCCGAAAAAATGAACGGCTGAACGTTCCTTGAATCCCCCTGACCGGGCGAGAATCGGTTGGTCTGACGTGCGGTCCGGGGGAAGATTTATAAAAAGGAGGAAAAACATGAGACTGAAAGACAGAGTCGCGGTCATTACCGGAGGCTCCAGAGGAATCGGTAAGGCGATTGCCAGGCGGTTTCTAGAGGAGGGCGCGGCCGTGGTCATCACCGCCACCAACGAAGACACGCTCCGCAAAACGGCTGAAGAGCTGGGCAAACTGGGTAAGATCGAAGCCATCCGTATGGATGTTTCTCAGTTTGACGTTGTTCAGGAAACATTCAAAAAAATCATTGAAAAGTACGGACGGGTGGATATCCTTGTGAACAATGCGGGGATCCCCTCCGGACCGAGAGGCAGCGGCGCTTCTTTCCTGCAATATAACGTCACCTCGACCTCGGGCGCGCAGCTGATCGATATGCCGGAAGAGCGCTTTGATCAGGTGATCTCCGTGAACTTAAAAGGCGTGTTCGCATGCTCCAAAGCGGTGGTGGGGAGCATGATCGAGCGCGGATCAGGCCGGATCATCAACATGTCGTCGGTAACGGCGCATAACGGCAGTTTCGGACAGACCAACTACGCGGCGTCAAAGGCGGGAATCATCGCCATGACGCAGACGTGGGCAAAAGAGCTCGGCCGGTACAACATTACGGTAAATTCGGTCGCGCCCGGATATACGATGACGGAAATGATTCAGGCAACGCCTGAAAAAGTCCTCAATATCATCAAAGAAAAAACTCCGCTCAAGAGGCTGGGCAAACCGGAAGAGATCGCCGCCGCATGTGTCTATCTGGCCTCCGACGAGGCGGGGTTTGTCACAGGAACAGTGCTGAAGGTGGACGGCGGAATCGTGCTGTGATACGCCGGCCGATTCGGTTTCTTTTAGTCGGATATGGCCATATAGAAATAAGCGGGAAGAATGGCCTTCGGATGAACTGATTTGACATTGAGACCGCGCCGGATTTTGCGTAAGCCCCCAGACTGATGGAAAAAGTATCAGTCTGGGGGCCTTTTATATCCGGTTCCCGCATCCGCTGGGAAAACCCAAAACGGCGATTTAATAAAAATCAGTTATAATCTGTGTAGTAGAACCATATTTTGGTTTAGAATGACAAGAACAATGTACAATATAAACAATAAAGTCAGAGTAAACGCAATTATTATGCCAATTTACGCGCACCGCATGAAGTGATATAATTATTTTGTACAGAGGAGGTGAGGGAATATGGAAATTATTCAGGACATTCATCTTGCGCAAAAGCAGGTTCTTGCGCCTGCGCTTCGGCAGTCGCTTGAAATTTTGGGGATGAACAATCAGCAGCTTGACGAATTCATCGAAAATCAGCAGCTTGAAAACCCGGTTCTCGACCGGGGGGAGTCTGCGGCGTTTTCAGAACAGTGGAACTCTTTTACGGCGCAGTGTCATGCCTCGGGGCGAAAAAAAAACACGAACTCATGCGAGGATATTCTTTACAGCGACATACCGGCGGAGCAGCCGGAAACCCTCGAAAAGTATCTGACTGAACAGCTTGTCGCCGGCAAGATGACCGACATGGAATATCGCCTGGCAGTCTATATGATACGCGGGATCGATTCCAACGGGTATCTTGGGGCAACGCTCCAGGACATATGCAAGGCCACCGGTGCCGGGCTGCGGCAGGCCGAGAGGTGCCTTGCGATCATACAGGGGATGGAACCCGCCGGGGTCGGCGCCAGGAATCTGGAAGAATGCCTTCAGCTCCAGCTCAGGCGCTCCGGTCTGCTGGATCGTGATCTTGAGGAACTCATCGCACACCATCTCAGGGACGTGGCAAACTGTCATATCAATAAGATCACGCGCGAAATGCATCTTTCGCGGGCCAGGACCGAAAAGCTGATCGGGATTCTGAAAACGTTGAACCCACGGCCTGCAAGCTGCATCGAAGAGAGCGAGATCCAGTACATTATTCCGGATGTCATTGTGAAGAAGGAAGAGGACGGGCTGAAAATATCGTTGAATGACAGATGGATGCAGCCGCCGGCTCTGAACGGTTATTACTTATCCCTGGCCGCTTCCTGTGACGACCCCGAATTGAAGAGCTATTTAAATGAAAAGATTTTTCAGGCGAAATTTGTCCTGAGCAACATAGAGCGGCGCAGAAACACCGTTATTTCCGTCATGCGGATCATTCTGGAACAGCAGTATAACTTCTTCCGAAGCGGCGGAAGCCTTGCGCCTCTGAGCATGCAGTTTGCGGCGTCCGCGCTGGGAGTTCACGAATCCACGATCTGCAGGGCGGTGAAAGACAAATATGTCCAGTGCGGCAATGGCACTTTTCCCATGCGCGCCTTTTTTGTGCGGCGCGTTTGCAGAGAGAGCGGATCCGAGGGAAAAGAAGAGGTTTCGAACTCCGGCATTAAAGAGGTGATTGACGGAATCGTCCAAAAGGAAAACAAACAGTCTCCGCTGAGCGATGCGGACATATCCGAGCGCCTGAAAGATATGGGTATTTGCATATCGCGGCGCACGGTTGCAAAATATCGGGAGGAAATGGGGATCCCCAATGCCTTTGTCCGAAAGAGCCTTGGAAAAGACGGGCCTTCCCAGGAAGATCCGCTTTGCGAAGAAAGTTCCGTTTTGACGATCCTTCCCCGGATGTCCCAGAAAAACAGCGGAAAAGCCCAAAAAGCTGCGCAGTATGGCCGTACATAGCTTGCCGGGCCGATGGATCGACATAAAAGACCGTTTTGGAAAAACAAGGGCATCAGGCAATAGTCCTGATGCCCTGTCGCTATATGTAAAGGCCAAATTGAGCAGTCTGCGGACGGAGGGCTGTTCCCCGTCGCGGCCGACGATCGCCCGAAAGCTTATTCTTCTCCATAAACAAACCGTTTGCCGCGCAGGAACGACGCCACGGCGGCCACGGCGGAGAGCGCCGCGGAAATATAGAAAGCCAGCCGCAGGCTGGACATCACGGCGGGAGCAATGGCATTCGGGAAGAAATCGCTTCCCAGTATCAGGGTTTTGGTCGCATTCGGCAGGCTTGCCAGAGTCGCCGGGTCCACCAGGGAACCCATGGGATTGTAACCGAGAAAGGCGGCGAACAGGGCGGAAGTGGGCGGAAGGGAAGCGATCTGCCGCGC
This window contains:
- a CDS encoding SDR family NAD(P)-dependent oxidoreductase, which codes for MGKLSGKYAVVTGGGQGIGRAIVEAYLKEDIAGLVIIDYNVEVANKTKAEIDPDGRITVVSCDISSRESVETAFQEVFKVLPQVDILVNNAGITRDAMLHKMKYEDFARVLHTNLFGGFSCTQMVAPGMRERNYGKIIFIGSINSYGQIGQSNYAASKAGILGLAKSNAKELAKHNVTVNVIEPGYIKTDMLKTVPEKIISTWLDLIPMHRMADPSELAPVAVFLASDDSSFVTGNVIRVCGGAKM
- the rpoN gene encoding RNA polymerase factor sigma-54, which produces MEIIQDIHLAQKQVLAPALRQSLEILGMNNQQLDEFIENQQLENPVLDRGESAAFSEQWNSFTAQCHASGRKKNTNSCEDILYSDIPAEQPETLEKYLTEQLVAGKMTDMEYRLAVYMIRGIDSNGYLGATLQDICKATGAGLRQAERCLAIIQGMEPAGVGARNLEECLQLQLRRSGLLDRDLEELIAHHLRDVANCHINKITREMHLSRARTEKLIGILKTLNPRPASCIEESEIQYIIPDVIVKKEEDGLKISLNDRWMQPPALNGYYLSLAASCDDPELKSYLNEKIFQAKFVLSNIERRRNTVISVMRIILEQQYNFFRSGGSLAPLSMQFAASALGVHESTICRAVKDKYVQCGNGTFPMRAFFVRRVCRESGSEGKEEVSNSGIKEVIDGIVQKENKQSPLSDADISERLKDMGICISRRTVAKYREEMGIPNAFVRKSLGKDGPSQEDPLCEESSVLTILPRMSQKNSGKAQKAAQYGRT
- a CDS encoding SDR family NAD(P)-dependent oxidoreductase gives rise to the protein MRLKDRVAVITGGSRGIGKAIARRFLEEGAAVVITATNEDTLRKTAEELGKLGKIEAIRMDVSQFDVVQETFKKIIEKYGRVDILVNNAGIPSGPRGSGASFLQYNVTSTSGAQLIDMPEERFDQVISVNLKGVFACSKAVVGSMIERGSGRIINMSSVTAHNGSFGQTNYAASKAGIIAMTQTWAKELGRYNITVNSVAPGYTMTEMIQATPEKVLNIIKEKTPLKRLGKPEEIAAACVYLASDEAGFVTGTVLKVDGGIVL
- a CDS encoding MaoC family dehydratase — its product is MTIDELKIGDSASVSKTVSESDVYLFAGITGDFNSAHVNEEAAKEGVFHRRVAHGMLTASFFSTVLGTKLPGPGSIYLGQEVRFVKPVYLGDTITASVTVSEINPEKRIVKLDTVCKNQEDVVVVEGRAIVRPPKK
- a CDS encoding CoA-transferase produces the protein MAKIVSVEEAVSHVKSGDTVAVNGMMWVGGSKKFYEALENRFLETKSPTDLTLFSSCGIGHTMASGTTPELANRLAHPGMVKRIVTSHIQSFVDFLPMISNNQIEAYIIPQGTIAEMFHSAARRSAGTFTKIGLKTHADPRYQCGALNEISKDKLCELVTFDGEEYLFYRNIYPDVCLIRGTTADANGNITFEHEAAIYDPFATVQAVKNNGGIVIVQVERINGGFASPQLVKIPGRLVDYVYVDPDQMQTANVVYNGIYSGEIRAPLNAIDSSITEDTKSASDRPPAVRVITRRAAMELKKGDIVNLGIGMASSIGLDAQEMNLIDLNDITFTIELGLFGGVPAGSASFGATLNPDAMYDQASQFEFYEGGGLDIAFVGALEVDRHGNVNVIQSGKKAIGVGGFNYVTATPKTVVYCTKFMSRSNYSKGEDGRFVPVNGGFKKIVGEVEYINFNGEIATKNHQRALYITERCVFELLDGELVLTEISPFVDLQKDILDLLPFRPKISEHLKKMPNLCFEF